From Excalfactoria chinensis isolate bCotChi1 chromosome 4, bCotChi1.hap2, whole genome shotgun sequence, one genomic window encodes:
- the WDR44 gene encoding WD repeat-containing protein 44 gives MASDSDTEEFYDASEDVHLAAASPAPSPSKVGSLVLKDVDSKLHKAGNETLVQEMKQDDSKEIIDSIIEESQKVQQLDDDSLASRGKGLSVPTSGANAWIAGAGIINSVPEVPAAKASLRENPSEPVHQSVCEDAELESGKPLFTSEEQESDKLTKVTNTTDHKKDETEAQEETSKDEDVTDKKEANTLEQVTSDLSTKDLLTTEEMPPAKPPRQLTVEPDIVASTKKPVPARPPPPTNVPPPRPPPPARPAPPPRKKKSELDFEVQKPVLEVPRENFTAGGLLTPSAVSEVMPKDSQPSLDLASATSGDKIVTAQENGKAADGQTTNEVLGPQRPRSNSGRELTDEEILASVMIKNLDTGEEIPLSLAEEKLPTGINPLTLHIMRRTKEYVSNDAAQSDDEDKMQTQQTDTDGGRLKQKTTQLKKFLGKSVKRAKHLAEEYGERAVNKVKSVRDEVFHTDQDDPSSSDDEGMPYTRPVKFKAAHGFKGPYDFEQIKVVQDLSGEHMGAVWTMKFSHCGRLLASAGQDNVVRIWVLKNAFDYFNNMRMKYNTEGRVSPSPSQESLNSSKSDTDAGICSGVDEDPDDKNAPFRQRPFCKYKGHTADLLDLSWSKNYFLLSSSMDKTVRLWHISRRECLCCFQHIDFVTAIAFHPRDDRYFLSGSLDGKLRLWNIPDKKVALWNEVDGQTKLITAANFCQNGKYAVIGTYDGRCIFYDTEHLKYHTQIHVRSTRGRNRVGRKITGIEPLPGENKILVTSNDSRIRLYDLRDLSLSMKYKGYVNSSSQIKASFSHDFTYIVSGSEDKYVYIWSTYHDLSKFTSVRRDRNDFWEGIKAHNAVVTSAIFAPNPGLMVSLETSDKQEAESKGEDSETADTIPSGALKTDHTEVLLSADFTGAIKVFINKKKCVP, from the exons GATGTGGACAGCAAGCTGCACAAAGCTGGAAATGAAACCCTTGTacaagaaatgaagcaagatgATTCAAAAGAG attaTTGACAGTATTATTGAAGAAAGCCAGAAGGTACAGCAACTAGATGATGATTCTTTGGCTTCTAGAGGGAAAGGACTGTCTGTTCCAACTTCAGGTGCAAATGCTTGGATTGCTGGAGCAGGTATCATCAATAGTGTTCCAGAAGTACCAGCAGCTAAAGCTTCATTACGAGAAAATCCAAGTGAACCGGTGCATCAGAGTGTGTGTGAGGATGCTGAGTTGGAATCTGGGAAGCCTTTATTTACTTCTGAGGAACAGGAATCTGATAAACTAACAAAAGTAACAAATACAACTGACCATAAAAAGGATGAAACTGAAGCACAAGAAGAAACATCAAAAGATGAGGACGTAACAGACAAGAAAGAGGCAAATACTTTAGAACAAGTGACTTCAGATTTATCTACCAAAGACCTTCTTACAACAGAAGAAATGCCTCCGGCAAAACCACCGAGGCAGCTTACTGTGGAACCTGATATAGTTGCTAGCACCAagaagcctgttccagcacgGCCACCACCTCCAACAAATGTTCCTCCTCCAAGACCACCACCTCCTGCACGGCCCGCTCCACCACCCcggaaaaaaaagagtgaactGGATTTTGAAGTACAAAAACCTGTTTTAGAAG TTCCTCGAGAGAATTTCACAGCTGGTGGTCTTTTAACTCCAAGTGCAGTGTCAGAGGTCATGCCCAAGGATTCTCAGCCTTCTTTGGATTTGGCAAGTGCAACTAGCGGCGATAAAATAGTCACTGCACAG gaaaatggaaaagcagctgatggCCAAACAACAAATGAAGTACTTGGACCACAAAGACCCAGATCTAATTCTGGAAGAGAACTCACAGATGAG GAAATTCTAGCGAGTGTAATGATAAAAAACCTTGACACAGGTGAAGAAATACCGCTGAGTTTGGCAGAAGAAAAGTTGCCGACGGGCATTAATCCTCTCACTTTGCATATCATGAGGAGAACTAAAGAATATGTCAG TAACGACGCAGCACAGTCTGATGATGAAGACAAAATGCAGACACAGCAGACAGATACTGATGGAGGGAGGTTAAAGCAGAAAAC GACGCAGCTGAAAAAGTTCCTTGGCAAATCTGTAAAGCGTGCAAAGCACCTTGCAGAAGAGTATGGAGAACGTGCTGTAAATAAAGTCAAGAGTGTTCGAGATGAAG tCTTTCATACAGATCAAGATGATCCTTCTTCCAGTGATGATGAAGGGATGCCATATACGAGACCAGTGAAGTTCAAAGCAGCACATGGCTTCAAGGGACCTTATGATTTTGAACAAATTAAAGTTGTTCAGGATCTCAGTGGAGAGCATATG GGTGCTGTTTGGACAATGAAATTCTCTCACTGCGGTCGATTACTTGCATCTGCAGGACAGGACAATGTAGTGAGAATATGggttttaaaaaatgctttcgACTACTTCAATAATATGCGGATGAAATACAACACAGAAG GCCGCGTCTCACCTTCCCCGTCTCAAGAGAGTCTCAATTCTTCAAAGTCTGACACTGATGCAGGG ATTTGCAGTGGAGTTGATGAAGACCCAGATGATAAAAATGCCCCATTTCGTCAACGGCCATTTTGCAAATACAAAGGGCATACAGCAGATCTTCTTGATCTTTCCTGGTCTAAA AAttacttcttgctttcttcttctatGGACAAAACTGTTCGTTTATGGCACATATCAAGAAGAGAATGTCTGTGTTGTTTCCAGCATATAGACTTTGTTACTGCTATAGCCTTCCATCCAAGG GACGACAGGTACTTCTTAAGTGGCTCATTGGATGGGAAACTCCGACTCTGGAACATTCCTGACAAAAAAGTGGCATTATGGAATGAAGTGGATGGGCAGACAAAACTGATTACAGCTGCCAACTTCTGTCAGAATGGCAAATATGCAGTAATAGGCACATATGATGGAAGGTGCATCTTCTATGACACAGAG cacTTGAAGTACCATACTCAAATACATGTGCGTTCTACCAGAGGCCGAAATAGAGTTGGAAGGAAAATTACTGGCATTGAACCCTTGCCTGGAGAAAATAAG aTACTGGTGACGTCTAATGATTCCAGAATTAGATTGTACGACCTAAGAGATCTGTCTTTGTCTATGAAATACAAAGGTTACgtcaacagcagcagccaaatcAAAGCCAGCTTTAG CCATGACTTTACGTACATTGTAAGCGGTTCAGAAGataaatatgtttatatttgGAGTACCTACCATGACTTGAGCAAGTTTACATCTGTAAGAAGAGACCGTAATGACTTCTGGGAAGGCATTAAAG CTCACAATGCAGTGGTCACCTCTGCAATTTTTGCTCCCAATCCTGGCTTGATGGTGTCACTGGAAACTTCTGATAAGCAAGAAGCTGAAAGTAAAGGAGAAGATTCTGAAACAGCAGACACCATTCCCTCCG GAGCACTGAAGACAGATCACACAGAAGTGCTTTTATCGGCTGACTTCACTGGAGCAATCAAAGTCTtcattaacaaaaagaaatgtgtacCTTAA